The proteins below come from a single Natrinema sp. SYSU A 869 genomic window:
- a CDS encoding YkgJ family cysteine cluster protein, which translates to MEVNCEGCAGCCMDWRPLLEDGTAATAARDGGDGGETEHDTDRRRQRPRDTFDGGGTKQEATRAPLDDDTTFVPLTRDEVRAFLEAGMADALTPRFWYARDDEESHTTESSSGAERERDECSAAASGEERPASGDASREGEGIEIDGHTVAAVAGRPVFFVGLRKPPKPVAPFGREDPMWLPTCVFLDPRTLQCRIHESELYPDECSAYPEHNLALEQETECERVEAAFGGERLLEADHDDPDGLLLGTEAIGAKLFCHPRPADLEGIVDRAAAGELTRQERAEPIAVAAASSPGTLAISDHHYEWAKTRVLEGADIESDPGDEKSWVGPAIRDWYWRYRETGETVPSPVVADAVETDRGAPETPGWDALE; encoded by the coding sequence ATGGAGGTGAACTGTGAGGGCTGTGCCGGCTGTTGTATGGATTGGCGACCACTCCTCGAGGACGGCACGGCGGCAACCGCTGCCCGAGACGGCGGCGACGGGGGCGAAACCGAGCACGACACTGACCGTCGACGCCAGCGACCGCGCGATACGTTCGACGGGGGCGGAACCAAACAGGAAGCCACTCGAGCGCCGCTCGACGACGATACTACCTTCGTCCCGCTGACCCGCGATGAGGTGCGAGCGTTCCTCGAGGCGGGAATGGCCGATGCCCTGACGCCGCGGTTCTGGTACGCCCGCGACGACGAGGAGTCACACACTACGGAGTCCTCGAGCGGTGCGGAGCGCGAACGAGACGAGTGCTCCGCTGCTGCGAGTGGAGAGGAACGACCGGCAAGCGGAGACGCTTCGCGAGAGGGTGAGGGCATCGAAATCGACGGCCACACCGTCGCGGCCGTCGCGGGTCGCCCCGTCTTTTTCGTGGGACTGCGGAAGCCGCCGAAACCGGTGGCCCCGTTCGGTCGCGAGGACCCGATGTGGCTGCCGACCTGCGTCTTTCTCGACCCGAGGACGCTGCAGTGTCGGATCCACGAGAGTGAACTCTACCCAGACGAGTGTAGTGCGTATCCGGAACACAACCTCGCGCTCGAGCAGGAAACCGAGTGCGAGCGCGTCGAAGCGGCGTTCGGCGGCGAGCGCCTGCTCGAGGCCGATCACGACGATCCGGATGGACTGCTGCTCGGTACGGAGGCGATCGGCGCGAAGCTCTTCTGCCATCCCCGGCCGGCCGATCTCGAGGGGATCGTCGACCGGGCCGCGGCGGGCGAGCTCACCCGACAGGAGCGCGCCGAGCCTATCGCGGTCGCTGCCGCCTCGAGTCCCGGGACGCTGGCGATCTCCGATCACCACTACGAATGGGCGAAAACACGGGTTCTCGAGGGAGCGGATATCGAATCGGATCCCGGGGACGAAAAGTCGTGGGTTGGCCCGGCGATCCGCGACTGGTACTGGCGCTACCGGGAGACCGGTGAGACGGTCCCGTCACCGGTCGTCGCCGACGCCGTCGAAACGGACCGCGGCGCACCTGAAACGCCGGGCTGGGACGCCCTCGAGTGA
- the hemB gene encoding porphobilinogen synthase yields MDLTHRPRRLRQDRVRGLVSETSLESADLIAPVFVDATTDERIPIESMPGHDRVPIDGIVARVEEVLETGVEAIMLFGIPESKDPEGRRAWAEDGVIQEALRRITSETDAYVITDVCLCEYTDHGHCGPLEEELRSEDVVEADGPACEPTMTVDNDATLAALERIVTSHARAGADMVAPSGMMDGMVEVIREALDQEGFEHVPIMSYAAKYESAFYGPFRDAADGAPSFGNRRHYQMDPANSREAMREVRLDAEQGADVMMIKPALPYLDIIANVRREFDHPVAAYNVSGEYAMLHAAAEKGWLDLEAVATESLLSIKRAGADLILTYFAEDVAEQL; encoded by the coding sequence ATGGATCTCACCCATCGCCCCCGGCGGCTCCGACAGGACCGCGTTCGCGGCCTCGTCAGCGAGACGAGCCTCGAGTCAGCGGACCTCATCGCGCCGGTGTTCGTCGACGCAACGACCGACGAACGAATTCCGATCGAGTCGATGCCCGGCCACGACCGAGTGCCAATCGACGGAATCGTTGCCCGTGTCGAGGAAGTCCTCGAGACGGGCGTCGAGGCGATCATGCTCTTTGGCATTCCGGAGTCGAAGGATCCCGAGGGACGCCGAGCCTGGGCCGAAGACGGCGTCATTCAGGAGGCGCTCCGCCGGATCACGAGCGAGACGGACGCCTACGTCATCACCGACGTCTGTCTCTGCGAGTACACCGATCACGGCCACTGCGGGCCGCTTGAGGAGGAACTCCGGAGCGAGGACGTCGTCGAGGCGGACGGCCCCGCCTGCGAGCCGACGATGACCGTCGACAACGACGCCACGCTCGCAGCCCTCGAGCGGATTGTCACCTCACACGCCCGTGCGGGAGCGGACATGGTCGCGCCAAGCGGGATGATGGACGGCATGGTCGAGGTCATCCGCGAGGCGCTCGATCAAGAGGGGTTCGAACACGTCCCGATCATGAGCTACGCAGCGAAGTACGAAAGCGCGTTCTACGGCCCCTTCCGGGACGCCGCTGACGGCGCGCCATCGTTCGGCAACCGGCGTCATTACCAGATGGATCCCGCAAATTCGCGCGAAGCCATGCGGGAGGTTCGCCTCGACGCCGAGCAGGGCGCGGACGTGATGATGATCAAACCCGCGCTCCCGTATCTCGACATCATCGCCAACGTCCGCCGCGAGTTCGACCATCCCGTCGCTGCCTACAACGTCTCCGGCGAGTACGCCATGCTCCACGCCGCCGCCGAGAAGGGATGGCTTGATCTCGAGGCGGTCGCCACGGAATCGCTGCTGTCGATCAAACGTGCGGGCGCGGACCTAATTCTAACCTACTTCGCCGAAGACGTCGCGGAGCAACTGTAG
- a CDS encoding zinc-dependent alcohol dehydrogenase family protein translates to MRAAVLEEHGEPLSIEDVDAPDPTPDGAIVEVEACGVCRSDWHGWQGDWGWLGLETQPGQILGHEPAGRVVAVGEDVEGVAEGDHVAVPFNLGDGVCPQCQRGHSNTCENVMPLGFIEEAQGAFAEQLHVPVADHNLVKLPDGVSSVDMAGLGCRFMTSFHALAHRADIGAGDWVAIHGCGGVGLSAVHIADALGGNVVAVDLKDEKLEKARELGAVETVNAEDVDDVPGEVQAITDGGAGIAMDALGIETTSQNSVLSLGTRGQHIQVGLTTQEEQGMVHLPTDAMVMQEIEFIGSLGMPPTRYDEIFRMVATGKLEPETVVSETIGLEDVSDKLDAMTDFETVGIPVIDTF, encoded by the coding sequence ATGCGTGCAGCAGTCCTCGAGGAACACGGCGAACCGCTGTCGATCGAAGACGTCGACGCGCCCGATCCGACGCCGGACGGCGCGATCGTCGAGGTCGAAGCCTGCGGTGTCTGTCGGAGCGACTGGCACGGCTGGCAGGGCGACTGGGGGTGGCTCGGCCTCGAGACCCAGCCAGGCCAGATTCTGGGCCACGAGCCAGCCGGTCGGGTCGTCGCCGTCGGTGAGGACGTCGAGGGGGTCGCCGAGGGCGACCACGTCGCAGTACCGTTCAACCTCGGCGACGGGGTCTGTCCGCAGTGTCAGCGGGGTCACTCTAATACCTGCGAGAACGTCATGCCGCTAGGATTCATCGAGGAGGCACAGGGTGCCTTCGCCGAACAACTCCACGTCCCCGTCGCCGATCACAACCTCGTAAAACTCCCCGACGGCGTCTCCTCGGTCGACATGGCCGGCCTTGGCTGTCGCTTCATGACCTCGTTCCATGCGCTCGCCCATCGCGCTGACATCGGTGCAGGCGACTGGGTGGCGATCCACGGCTGCGGTGGTGTCGGCCTCTCGGCGGTCCACATCGCCGACGCGCTGGGTGGCAACGTCGTCGCAGTCGATCTGAAAGACGAGAAACTCGAGAAGGCTCGCGAACTCGGGGCGGTCGAGACGGTCAACGCTGAGGACGTCGACGACGTTCCCGGTGAAGTACAGGCGATCACCGACGGCGGGGCTGGCATCGCGATGGACGCGCTGGGAATCGAAACGACCAGTCAGAACTCCGTGCTGAGCCTCGGCACCCGCGGCCAACACATCCAGGTCGGGCTCACGACGCAAGAGGAACAGGGCATGGTCCACCTGCCGACGGACGCGATGGTCATGCAGGAAATCGAGTTCATCGGCTCGCTGGGCATGCCCCCGACCCGCTACGACGAGATCTTCCGGATGGTCGCGACGGGGAAACTCGAGCCCGAGACGGTCGTCTCCGAAACCATTGGCCTTGAGGACGTCAGCGACAAACTCGACGCGATGACCGACTTCGAGACGGTCGGCATTCCGGTCATCGACACGTTCTAG
- a CDS encoding MFS transporter: MRWRYEETVLTMCTLAFLATMAGRLVISPVVPRITAEFGVSNSVIGLALTGMWMAYFLSQFPSGVFADRYGERRVILVAVGGTAVASAFLAIAPLFPVFVVGTIALGAVAGLHYSVATSLLTRTYDEIGVAIGVHNSGGPIAGLVAPPVAALVAVRYGWRAAIAVGTVVAVPLFVLFAWSVRPTEPQRPNQPMAERFELEPLVELLSRPKIAFTSAIAVLGDFVWQATSSFLPAFLVAYRGQPETTASLVFGGYFVVQGITQVGVGAASDRYGREVTTAACMAFSVAGFVLFIAVPGIAAVVAGVVLLGIGLGWGAALLPRFMDELSAAERSAGFGLVRTVYGFVGALGSVVTGLLADHFGWGVSFGFLAALLVIVFVALVVNRAFSLGY; encoded by the coding sequence ATGCGCTGGCGATACGAGGAGACGGTGCTGACGATGTGTACGCTCGCCTTTCTGGCGACGATGGCCGGCAGGCTGGTGATCAGCCCGGTCGTGCCGCGAATTACAGCCGAGTTCGGCGTCTCGAACTCGGTGATCGGGCTCGCGCTGACGGGGATGTGGATGGCATATTTCCTTTCGCAGTTCCCCAGCGGCGTCTTCGCCGACAGGTACGGCGAGCGCCGCGTGATTCTGGTCGCCGTGGGCGGGACAGCCGTCGCGAGTGCCTTCCTCGCGATCGCGCCGCTATTCCCCGTCTTCGTGGTTGGGACCATCGCGCTCGGGGCCGTCGCGGGCCTCCACTACAGCGTCGCGACGTCGCTGCTGACCCGAACGTATGACGAGATCGGGGTCGCGATCGGTGTCCACAACAGCGGCGGTCCGATCGCGGGGCTCGTCGCGCCGCCCGTCGCCGCCTTGGTCGCCGTCCGGTACGGCTGGCGGGCCGCCATCGCCGTCGGGACCGTCGTCGCCGTCCCACTATTCGTGCTGTTCGCCTGGTCGGTTCGGCCGACCGAACCCCAGCGGCCCAATCAGCCGATGGCCGAGCGCTTCGAACTCGAGCCGCTGGTTGAACTACTCTCGCGGCCGAAAATCGCCTTCACGTCCGCTATTGCGGTTCTGGGAGACTTCGTCTGGCAGGCGACGTCCTCGTTCCTGCCGGCCTTCCTCGTCGCCTACCGCGGCCAGCCCGAGACGACGGCGAGTCTCGTCTTCGGGGGCTACTTCGTCGTCCAGGGGATCACGCAGGTCGGCGTCGGCGCGGCCTCCGATCGCTACGGTCGCGAGGTCACGACTGCGGCCTGTATGGCATTTTCCGTCGCCGGCTTCGTACTGTTCATTGCCGTTCCAGGAATCGCCGCCGTCGTGGCCGGCGTCGTGCTCCTCGGGATCGGTCTCGGCTGGGGTGCGGCGCTCCTGCCGCGGTTCATGGACGAACTTTCCGCCGCTGAACGCAGCGCCGGATTCGGGCTCGTTCGCACCGTCTATGGCTTCGTCGGTGCGCTGGGTTCGGTCGTCACCGGGCTCTTAGCGGATCACTTCGGCTGGGGCGTCTCCTTTGGCTTCCTCGCCGCATTGCTCGTCATCGTCTTCGTTGCACTGGTTGTCAACCGGGCGTTCTCGCTCGGCTACTGA
- a CDS encoding DUF2795 domain-containing protein: MLLNGTGEVIDDHEYPATTEELIEEYGDRTLELPNGSETVGDVLARLESETFENPEEARFAVYSAVSDKAVGRVGYSDRDPTPVGSPYAPDAVSF, encoded by the coding sequence ATGCTGCTCAATGGCACCGGCGAGGTCATCGACGACCACGAGTACCCCGCGACGACCGAGGAACTGATCGAGGAGTACGGCGACCGTACCCTCGAACTCCCGAACGGTAGCGAGACGGTCGGCGATGTACTCGCCCGCCTCGAGTCCGAAACCTTCGAAAATCCGGAGGAGGCGCGCTTCGCCGTCTACTCCGCCGTCAGCGACAAGGCTGTCGGCCGCGTCGGCTACAGCGATCGCGACCCAACCCCGGTCGGCAGTCCGTACGCGCCCGACGCGGTTTCGTTCTAA
- a CDS encoding PHP domain-containing protein, with protein MPYADLHVHTTRSDGSLTLEAVPEAARRGGVEVVAVTDHDRVQPFDGPIVERDGVTLVHGIELRVETPGRQRIDLLGYGLEPSTALEAILANIQENRIERGQAIVDCVESRLGIDLDVTIDGGFGRPHIARAIEAHPETEYDYQGAFDHVIGSDCPCYVPRDVPSFETGRAALAESCRLVSLAHPLRYRDPERALALAADLDAVELQYPYGRDVDREPVERAIERHDLLVTGGSDAHDERLGIDGLSRRAYERLELTGN; from the coding sequence ATGCCATATGCGGACTTACACGTCCACACGACGCGCTCGGACGGCAGCCTCACGCTCGAGGCGGTTCCCGAGGCCGCTCGCCGCGGCGGGGTTGAGGTCGTCGCGGTAACGGACCACGATCGGGTCCAGCCGTTCGACGGACCGATCGTTGAGCGCGACGGCGTGACGCTCGTCCACGGAATCGAGTTACGGGTCGAGACGCCGGGGAGACAGCGGATCGACCTGCTGGGCTACGGACTCGAGCCGAGCACGGCCCTCGAGGCCATTCTCGCGAACATTCAGGAAAACCGGATCGAGCGCGGGCAGGCGATCGTCGACTGCGTGGAGTCGCGACTGGGGATCGACCTCGATGTGACCATCGACGGCGGGTTCGGGCGGCCACACATCGCGCGAGCGATCGAGGCCCATCCCGAGACTGAGTACGATTATCAGGGCGCGTTTGACCACGTCATCGGCTCCGATTGTCCGTGTTACGTGCCCCGAGACGTGCCGTCATTCGAGACGGGACGAGCGGCACTGGCCGAATCGTGCCGGCTCGTTTCGCTCGCACATCCGCTTCGATACCGCGATCCGGAGCGCGCGCTCGCGCTGGCGGCCGACCTTGACGCCGTCGAACTCCAGTATCCTTACGGCCGCGACGTCGACCGCGAGCCCGTCGAACGAGCGATCGAGCGCCACGACCTGCTCGTGACCGGCGGCAGCGACGCCCATGACGAACGCCTCGGCATCGACGGGCTCTCTCGGCGGGCCTACGAGCGACTCGAGCTGACAGGTAACTGA
- a CDS encoding ferredoxin family protein, translating into MAIDPQFHENRDQVDEHEGHSVWGPVDEPEELGIHGTHVAVDFDICIADGACVEDCPVDVFEWIDTPDHPESEEKADPANEAQCIDCMLCVDVCPVDAIDVDAGRTA; encoded by the coding sequence ATGGCCATAGACCCACAGTTCCACGAGAACCGCGATCAGGTCGACGAACACGAGGGACACTCGGTCTGGGGTCCCGTCGACGAACCCGAAGAACTCGGCATCCACGGCACGCACGTCGCCGTCGACTTCGACATCTGCATCGCCGACGGTGCCTGCGTTGAGGACTGTCCGGTCGACGTCTTCGAGTGGATCGACACGCCGGACCACCCCGAGAGCGAAGAGAAGGCCGATCCCGCGAACGAAGCGCAGTGTATCGATTGCATGCTCTGTGTCGACGTCTGTCCGGTCGACGCCATCGACGTCGACGCCGGACGAACGGCCTGA
- a CDS encoding helix-turn-helix domain-containing protein has product MSDAEEAVKTLEELGLTEYEARCFVALVRISKGTAKEISQVADIPRSRVYDTIERLDRKGLVSVQQTEPRQYKAVPVDTACRRIREDYDSRINAAENALGQLEEPESMDDEGMWAITQKEHVTERVALFLEEAEDTVHYLVPAIEVAEQRILDGLQSAADRGVRVYVEVPTEDAHEMFTEAAPDADIVVAPDLETTNNVQQEWPAQLLMADQEAIVAAGIKESDLPNVVNEMAVWTYGRDHGFAVWTRELLDDRLEDRDEVPDSMDE; this is encoded by the coding sequence GTGTCAGACGCTGAGGAAGCAGTCAAAACCCTCGAAGAACTGGGCCTAACCGAGTACGAGGCTCGGTGTTTCGTGGCGCTCGTCCGCATCTCGAAGGGGACCGCCAAGGAGATCAGTCAGGTCGCGGATATCCCCCGATCACGGGTGTACGACACGATCGAGCGACTCGACCGAAAGGGACTCGTCAGCGTCCAGCAGACCGAACCTCGCCAGTACAAGGCCGTCCCGGTCGACACGGCGTGTCGGCGAATCCGCGAAGACTACGACTCGCGGATCAACGCCGCCGAGAACGCCCTCGGCCAGCTCGAGGAGCCCGAATCGATGGACGACGAGGGAATGTGGGCGATCACGCAGAAGGAACACGTCACCGAACGCGTCGCCCTCTTCCTCGAGGAAGCCGAGGATACCGTCCATTACCTCGTCCCGGCGATCGAGGTCGCCGAGCAGCGGATTCTTGACGGCCTCCAGTCAGCCGCCGACCGCGGCGTCAGGGTGTACGTCGAAGTCCCCACCGAGGACGCCCACGAGATGTTCACGGAGGCGGCTCCGGACGCGGATATCGTCGTCGCGCCCGACCTTGAGACGACCAACAACGTCCAGCAAGAGTGGCCAGCGCAGTTGCTCATGGCCGACCAGGAAGCGATCGTCGCGGCCGGGATCAAGGAGAGCGATCTCCCCAACGTGGTTAACGAGATGGCGGTCTGGACCTATGGCCGCGACCACGGCTTCGCCGTCTGGACCCGCGAACTGCTTGACGACCGCCTCGAGGACCGTGATGAGGTGCCCGACTCGATGGACGAGTGA
- a CDS encoding ATP-dependent DNA helicase: protein MNTERIFEEFPAPSYRGTQEQALRDVRDAFAAGNDVVLVRAPTGSGKSLLARAVAGCARRADEGNPSDATGAYYTTPQVSQLDDVAADDLLADLNVIRGKSNYTCILPEERDTPVNQAPCVRERGYDCSVKHRCPYFSDRAIASNREIAAMTLAYFMQTAGSEVFRQRDVVVVDEAHGLAEWAEMYATIQLGPRTVPFWDDLRVPEVENVERAVRYAESLAQTCTRRKDDLLAQDSLTPADVRERDRLQELIGELEWFVSDYRDPQSPTTWLVDQSELRSRDDGGTGDDGDDEPQGGPLTIKPMNPEKYLQHTVWDRGNKFALLSATILNKDAFCRQVGLNPDDVALVDVEHTFPVENRPLYDVTQGKMTYDERDETTPKIARTIVRLMQHHPEEKGLIHAHSYDIQERLADLLEDFGVGNRVRTHDRDGRDAALEAWKASDDPGVFLSVKMEEALDLKGDLCRWQVICKAPFLNTSDSRVAHRLEEGQWAWYYRTTLRTVIQACGRVVRAPDDYGATYLADSSLVDCFDRARTDMPDWFEAQVDRMSRPDLPAFEPRAALGETPSNSGGRSSVGSKSGSSRQGRASGADSDTGGHSDRSSSRSRRSGRSSRSSPLADVWDTDE, encoded by the coding sequence GTGAATACCGAGCGGATCTTCGAGGAGTTCCCCGCACCGAGCTATCGCGGAACCCAGGAGCAGGCCCTCCGCGACGTTCGCGACGCCTTCGCGGCCGGCAACGACGTCGTGCTCGTGCGCGCGCCGACGGGCAGTGGCAAGTCCCTGCTGGCCCGCGCCGTCGCCGGCTGTGCTCGGCGTGCGGACGAGGGCAACCCCAGCGATGCCACGGGAGCCTACTACACGACGCCACAGGTCTCCCAGTTAGACGACGTGGCCGCTGACGACCTGCTGGCCGATCTCAACGTCATCCGCGGGAAGTCGAACTACACCTGCATCCTGCCGGAGGAACGCGATACGCCTGTCAACCAGGCACCGTGCGTCCGCGAACGGGGATACGACTGCTCCGTCAAACACCGATGTCCGTACTTTTCGGACCGAGCGATCGCCTCGAACCGGGAAATCGCGGCGATGACGCTCGCCTATTTCATGCAGACCGCCGGCAGCGAGGTCTTCCGCCAACGCGACGTCGTGGTCGTCGATGAGGCCCACGGTCTCGCCGAGTGGGCCGAGATGTACGCGACCATCCAGCTCGGCCCCCGAACCGTGCCGTTCTGGGATGACCTTCGCGTTCCCGAGGTCGAGAACGTAGAGCGGGCCGTGCGCTACGCCGAGAGCCTCGCACAGACGTGTACACGCCGCAAGGATGACCTGCTCGCACAGGACTCGCTCACTCCCGCCGACGTGCGCGAACGCGACCGTTTACAGGAACTCATCGGCGAACTCGAGTGGTTCGTCTCGGACTACCGCGACCCGCAGAGCCCGACGACGTGGCTGGTCGATCAGTCCGAACTGCGGTCCCGCGACGATGGCGGTACCGGAGACGACGGCGATGACGAACCGCAGGGCGGTCCGCTGACGATCAAGCCGATGAACCCCGAGAAGTACCTCCAGCACACCGTCTGGGACCGGGGCAACAAGTTCGCGCTCCTCTCGGCGACGATCCTCAACAAGGACGCCTTCTGCCGGCAGGTCGGACTCAATCCCGACGACGTCGCCCTGGTCGACGTCGAGCACACGTTCCCCGTCGAGAATCGGCCGCTGTACGATGTGACCCAGGGGAAGATGACCTACGACGAGCGCGACGAGACGACGCCGAAGATCGCCCGGACGATCGTCCGGCTCATGCAACACCATCCCGAGGAGAAGGGGCTGATCCACGCCCACTCCTACGACATTCAGGAACGGCTGGCCGATCTCCTCGAGGACTTCGGCGTCGGCAACCGGGTTCGAACCCACGACCGCGACGGTCGCGACGCCGCCCTCGAGGCGTGGAAGGCCAGTGACGATCCCGGCGTCTTCCTCTCGGTGAAGATGGAGGAGGCGCTGGATCTCAAGGGCGATCTCTGCCGCTGGCAGGTCATCTGTAAAGCCCCGTTCCTCAACACGAGCGACTCGCGAGTGGCCCACCGACTCGAGGAGGGACAGTGGGCGTGGTACTACCGGACGACGCTCCGGACCGTCATTCAGGCCTGTGGCCGGGTCGTCCGCGCCCCTGACGACTACGGCGCGACGTACCTTGCGGACTCGAGTCTGGTGGATTGCTTCGATCGCGCCCGGACGGACATGCCGGACTGGTTCGAGGCACAGGTCGATCGCATGTCGCGACCGGACCTCCCGGCCTTCGAACCGCGGGCCGCACTCGGCGAGACACCATCGAATTCGGGCGGCAGATCCAGTGTTGGGTCGAAAAGCGGATCGTCACGGCAGGGCCGAGCCAGCGGGGCGGACTCGGATACTGGCGGCCACAGCGATCGTTCGTCGTCGCGCTCGCGCCGATCCGGACGATCCTCCCGCTCGAGCCCGCTGGCGGACGTCTGGGACACGGACGAATAG
- a CDS encoding DUF6757 family protein, with protein MNCHYCDHEAAFAAESDGLKVGLCEEHFRERLQELAEADGLESLKEKVDVDRAE; from the coding sequence ATGAACTGCCACTATTGTGACCACGAGGCCGCCTTCGCAGCTGAGTCCGATGGACTCAAAGTGGGCCTCTGCGAGGAACACTTCCGCGAGCGATTACAGGAGCTCGCCGAAGCTGACGGGCTCGAGAGCCTGAAGGAGAAAGTCGACGTCGATCGCGCTGAATAA
- a CDS encoding DUF5786 family protein: MSMGAYDEDEHERREQQASRVDADFDDERTIYHGKVEYDSGDSAEELLDKFEQIKSD, from the coding sequence ATGTCAATGGGTGCCTATGACGAAGACGAACACGAGCGCCGCGAACAACAGGCCTCGAGGGTCGACGCCGATTTCGACGACGAACGGACGATCTACCACGGTAAGGTCGAGTATGACTCCGGCGACTCCGCCGAGGAGCTCTTAGACAAGTTCGAACAGATCAAGTCGGACTAG
- a CDS encoding ammonium transporter: MEPTLLQADTEMLIESINYTWILIATFLIFFMHAGFAMLEAGQVRSKNVANQLTKNLLTWSVGVTVFFLIGAGVESVVAGNGFAPGFQGDATGWMDWLYGAVFAMTAATIVSGAVAGRAKLRAYVTYTFLLAAVIYPVVTGLTWAGEHIAYSDVLFQDFAGGMIVHGMGGIAGLTAAWVLGPRMDRYNSDGTANVIPGHSLTFAVLGTLILAFGWYGFNVGTSAIIGEGAFLGDQLGRVAMTTTVSMACGAMGAGLIAWLKTGKVDTLYVANGLLAGLVGITAIPETTAWWGAFVVGGLAGAQLPIVFEFVEQYLKIDDVCAVFPVHGSAGVLGTLLFPFVAAPGVVDNIANAFITQLIGVAVITVWTVVATAVIWYAFKAAGQARVSPEHERDGLDVSEHGVDTYPEFGQPDVATDGGDEVIRADGGERFDESRSSSELRSDGGEPNDGQIKMVMAIVRPDRLGAIKQSLAEAGAPSLTVTNVSGRGSQPAKKGQWRGEEYTVDLHQKVKIECVVADIPAQEVVDAIREGAETGEPGDGKIFVMPVEGATQIRTGKTGPDAV, from the coding sequence ATGGAGCCGACGCTCCTACAGGCCGACACCGAGATGCTGATCGAGTCGATCAACTATACGTGGATCCTGATCGCCACGTTCCTGATCTTCTTTATGCACGCCGGCTTCGCCATGCTCGAGGCGGGGCAGGTCCGCTCAAAGAACGTCGCGAACCAGCTGACGAAGAACTTGCTGACCTGGTCGGTCGGTGTGACGGTATTCTTCCTCATCGGGGCTGGCGTTGAAAGCGTCGTCGCCGGCAACGGCTTCGCGCCCGGCTTCCAAGGTGACGCGACAGGCTGGATGGACTGGCTCTACGGTGCGGTCTTCGCCATGACTGCGGCGACCATCGTTTCCGGAGCCGTCGCCGGTCGGGCGAAGCTCCGTGCGTACGTCACCTACACGTTCCTGCTGGCCGCGGTCATCTACCCGGTCGTCACCGGGCTGACGTGGGCCGGCGAACATATCGCATACAGTGACGTCCTGTTCCAGGACTTCGCGGGCGGGATGATCGTCCACGGAATGGGCGGCATCGCCGGCCTCACAGCAGCGTGGGTCCTCGGTCCGCGCATGGACCGGTACAACAGCGACGGGACCGCGAACGTTATCCCCGGTCACTCGCTGACCTTTGCCGTGCTCGGAACGCTGATCCTCGCCTTCGGCTGGTACGGCTTCAACGTCGGTACCTCGGCGATCATCGGCGAGGGCGCGTTCCTCGGCGACCAGCTCGGTCGCGTCGCCATGACCACGACGGTCTCGATGGCCTGCGGTGCGATGGGGGCCGGACTCATCGCGTGGCTCAAGACCGGCAAGGTTGACACGCTATACGTCGCGAACGGCCTGCTGGCCGGCCTGGTTGGCATCACCGCGATTCCCGAAACGACCGCGTGGTGGGGAGCGTTCGTCGTCGGCGGCCTCGCCGGCGCACAGCTGCCAATCGTCTTCGAGTTCGTCGAGCAGTACCTGAAGATCGACGACGTGTGTGCGGTGTTCCCCGTCCACGGCTCGGCCGGGGTCCTCGGAACGCTGTTGTTCCCCTTCGTGGCCGCGCCCGGCGTCGTCGATAACATCGCGAACGCCTTCATCACCCAGCTCATCGGCGTCGCCGTTATCACCGTCTGGACGGTCGTCGCGACCGCCGTCATCTGGTACGCGTTCAAAGCCGCCGGACAGGCCCGCGTCTCGCCGGAACACGAGCGCGACGGACTCGACGTCTCCGAACACGGCGTCGACACCTACCCCGAGTTCGGCCAGCCCGATGTCGCCACCGACGGGGGCGACGAGGTCATCCGCGCCGACGGCGGTGAGCGATTCGATGAATCGCGATCCTCGTCGGAACTCCGTTCCGACGGCGGCGAGCCGAACGACGGCCAGATCAAGATGGTCATGGCGATTGTCCGCCCCGACCGTCTCGGCGCGATCAAGCAGTCGCTCGCCGAAGCCGGCGCGCCATCGCTGACCGTCACCAACGTCTCCGGCCGCGGCTCCCAGCCCGCGAAGAAGGGGCAGTGGCGCGGCGAGGAGTACACGGTCGATCTCCACCAGAAGGTGAAGATCGAATGTGTCGTCGCGGACATCCCGGCCCAGGAGGTCGTCGATGCCATCCGCGAGGGCGCCGAAACCGGCGAGCCCGGCGACGGCAAGATCTTCGTCATGCCCGTCGAGGGCGCGACACAGATCCGGACCGGCAAGACCGGCCCTGACGCCGTCTAA